GATCGGCTGATCGACCTGTTGTCGCATTTCCGCGGCAAGACGCTCGTCACCGCGGACGCGCTCGCCGAACGGCTGGAGGTCTCGGTCCGCACCGTCTACCGCGATATCGCGACGCTGCAGGCGCAGGGTTTCCCGATCGACGGCCAGGCCGGCGTCGGCTATGTGCTGCGCGGCCCGGTCGACCTGCCGCCGCTGACCTTCGATCACGACCAGCTGGAGGCCCTGGCGCTCGGCCTCGCCTATGTCGTCGAGGTCGGCGATCCCGCCTTGGCGGCCGCGGCGGCGGCGGCGCGTGCCAAGATCGACAGCGCCTGGACCGGGCAGCCGAGCCCTGGCGTCGCCGGACGGCCGCTGCGTGCCCGGCAACGGCCTGATCGGCGCGCGCCCACCTTTGCCGCCGGCTTGCGCGCGGCATTGCGGGCGCGACGCCTGGTCGCGTTCGACTATGTCGATGCCGAGGCGCGGCAAAGCCGGCGGACAGTGCGGCCGCTGGCGCTGACCGCCTTCTCGGACGGCTGGATGCTGATCGCCTGGTGCGAACTGCGCACCGACTTTCGCACCTTCCGGCTCGACCGCATGAGGGAGCCGAGGATCTCGGCGGCGACCTTTGCCGACGAGCCCGGGCGGGATCTCGCAAGCTACCTGGCCGCGCGGCGGCCGGCCTGAGCGATCGCGCGTCACGGCCGGTGCCGCTCGACTGCGGCCGCGCCGGCGTTTGCGGCATGGGCGGGCCGCTCGGCGGCCTGTCGCTCGGCTCTATCAGGCTGTGCTACAGATCGGCCGCGCACCCGAAGCGCCGAAGGCAACAGTGCTGTTGAAAGAAGACATCAATGTCCCGGACCATCACCTGCATCGAAGACCTGCGCCTGATCGCCAAGCGGCGGGTGCCGCGGATGTTCTACGACTATGCCGACTCGGGCGCCTGGACGGAGAGCACCTATCGCGCCAACGAGGCTGATTTCGGCCGCATCAAGCTGCGCCAGCGGGTCGCCGTCGACATGAGCAACCGGACGCTCGAGAGCACCATGGTGGGCCAGAAGGTCGCCATGCCCGTGGCGATCGCCCCGACGGGACTGACCGGCATGCAGCATGCCGATGGCGAGATCCTTGCCGCCCGCGCCGCCGAGAAGGCCGGCATTCCCTTCACTCTGTCGACCATGAGCATCTGCTCGATCGAGGATGTCGCCGAGAACACCTCCAGCCCGTTCTGGTTCCAGCTCTACGTCATGCGCGACCGCGACTTCATCAACCGGCTGATCGACCGCGCCAAGGCGGCGCAATGCTCGGCGCTGGTGCTCACCCTGGACCTGCAGATCCTTGGCCAGCGCCACAAGGACATCCGGAACGGGTTGAGCGCCCCGCCCAAGCCGACGCTTGCCAATCTGATCAATCTCGCCACCAAGCCGCGCTGGTGCCTCGGCATGCTCGGCACCAAGCGCCGCACCTTCCGCAACATTGCCGGTCACGCCAAGGGCGTCGAGGACATGAGCTCGCTGTCGGCCTGGACCGCCGAACAGTTCGACCCGACGCTGAGCTGGGACGACGTCAAGTGGATCAAGGACCGCTGGGGCGGCAAGCTGATCCTGAAAGGCATTCTCGATCCGGAGGACGCGGAAATGGCGGCCCGGAGCGGCGCCGACGCCCTGGTTGTCTCCAACCACGGCGGTCGGCAGCTCGACGGTGCCCTGTCGTCGATCGCTGCCCTGCCGGCGATCGTCCAGACCGTCGGCGATCGGATCGAAGTGCTGATGGATGGCGGCATCCGTTCGGGCCAGGACGTCATCAAGGCGCTGGCGCTCGGCGCCAAGGGCGTCTTCATTGGCCGCGCCTTCCTCTATGGGCTCGGCGCTATGGGCGAACAAGGCGTCACTCTGTGCCTCGACATCATCCGCAAGGAGCTCGACACCACCATGGCGTTGTGCGGGCTGCGCGACGTCAAGACGGTCGACCGCAACATCCTGGTCACGCCGGGCGCCAGCTCCAACATGGCCGTCTGATCCGTCCGCAGCCGTCGCGGGCGAGACACCGGGCCTTGTGCCAGGGTCCCGCCGCCATGCCGCTCGCGGCGTGCTGCGTTTCCGGACAAAGAGGAAGATCTTGTCGCCACGGCGCCCTGCGAGCCATGGCTGGATATGATTGCGTTCTCCCGGCAGCCATTCACGACAATAAATTTCCAATTCGCGCATTCTTTTAAAAGAACAATTCGGTTGACATAACGACCGAGCGCTATCATTTTGAACTCACTGCCCAGCGCCTGACGTTGGACGGTCGCGGGATTTGATGGAGCAGCTTGCACCGCGTCACCAAGGGCTAAAGCGCCACGAAGCGAATTCGTGGGCTCCCGTTTTGGAGAGTTTGCGATGAGTTTCGGGACTTGGCCTTCGGGCGCTTCCTCCCAGACTGGACACTGCCACCGGATGTCGTCGGTGATGGGCTCGTGTCGACGCTCTTAAGCGTCTGATCACCCCTCCCTCGATCTCCCCTCCAAGAGGCACCGGCGACGCCCGGTGGCAGATTTTTTCATGTCCGACACCATCATCATCGAACTCGACGACGAACCCATTGGCCTTGGTCAGCGGACCCGCGGCGGCTTGCGCTTCTTCGCCTCCGCCCGATCGGTCCAGTCGCTCGACCATCAGGTGTTTCGTTCGATCCACGGCATCGAGCGCGCCGCCCGCGACCTGATCGCGGCCACCCGGCGGCGCGCCGCCTGATCGACCTTGGCTCACCCCAGCGACATCTGCGGCTTCGGCCGCAGCAGCGTCGCCTTTCGAACGAAGACATTGCATCATGAAACGCAGAACATTCCTCCTGTCCGCCGCCGCGACCGCGTTGAGCGCCGCTGCCGGCACCGGGCTTGCCGCACAAGGGTCCCAAGTGCTGCGGGTCGGCGTCTCGGCCGGGCCTTACGGCGACATCCTGCGCGAAGCGGCCAAGCTTGCCGAAGCCGAAGGCCTGAAGGTCGAGATCATCGAATTCACCGACTGGAACCTGCCGAATGCCGCGCTGCAGGCCGGCGATATCGATCTCAACAATTTCCAGCACCGGCCTTATCTCGACGCACAGATCAAGGCGCGCGGCTACAAGATCGTGGCGCTCGATCCCTCGATCGTCGTTCCCGCCGGCATCTATTCGTCCAAGTTCCCCTCCATCGCCGCCATCCCGAACGGCGCCCGCATCGCCATTCCGAACGACCCGTCAAATGCCGCCCGCGCGCTGTTCCTGTTCCAGGAGGTCGGCCTGATCACGCTGAAGCCCGGCGCCGGCGCCCAGGCCAGCGTGCTGGATGTCGTCGAGAACCCGCGCAAGATCACCTTTGTCGAACTCGACGCGGCGCAGCTCGCCCGTTCGCTCGCCGACGTCGCGGCGGCCTTCGTCACCAACAACTATGCCTTCCTGGCCGGGCTCGACCAGAAGACGGCGCTGAAGCTCGAAGGCGTCGACAGCCAGTGGACCCTGGTCTTCGCCGCCCGCGAAGATCGCAAGGACGACCCGCGCATCCAGCGCTACATCGCGCTCTATCGCTCGGCGCAGGTGAAGGCATTCGTGCAGGCGAAATTCGCCGGCACGATCCTGCCGACCTGGTGAGGGCCGCCGAGATGAACGCCGTCACCCAGTTCAAGGATCCGGTCGCCGTCGCCGCGGCCGCCGAGCCGGCCATTCGCTTCGAGGCCGTCTCCAAGGTCTATTCCGCACGCAACGGCGATCCCGCCGTCACCGCGCTCGACGCCGTGACGCTGTCGGTCGCGCCAGGCTCGATCGCCGGCATTATCGGCCGGTCCGGCGCCGGCAAGTCGACCTTGCTCCGGGTCATCAACGGCCTGGAGCGGCCGAGCTCCGGTTCGGTCTTCGTCGACAATGTCGATGTCGCGGCGCTCGACGCGACCGACCTGCGCACCCTGCGCCGGCGCATCGGCATGATCTTCCAGCACTTCAATCTGCTGTCCTCGCGCACCGTGTTCGACAACATCGCGCTGCCGCTCGAGCTTGCCGGCACGCCGAAGGCGACCATCAAGGCCCGCGTCGACAATCTGATCGAGCTCGTCGGCCTCGCCGACAAGCGCGGCCGCTATCCAGCCGAACTGTCGGGCGGCCAGAAGCAGCGGGTCGGCATCGCCCGGGCGCTCGCCACCGAACCGAAAGTACTCCTGTCGGACGAGGCGACCTCGGCGCTCGACCCGGAAACCACCCGGTCGATCCTCGCGCTGCTGCGCCGGGTCAACGAACTGACCGGCGTGACCATCGTGCTGATCACCCATGAGATGCAGGTGATCAAGGAGATCTGCGACCAGGTCGCGGTGATCGAGGCCGGCCGCATCATCGAAGAAGGCCCGGTCTATCAGGTCTTCGCCGGCCCCCGGACCGACACGACCCGGACCTTCGTCTCCTCCGTCACCGGCGGCGAACTGCCGCGCGACATCACCGAGCGGCTGACCGCCAGCCGGGATGGCGCCCGCCACGCAGTGCTGCGCATCGTCTTTACCGGCGAGAACGCCACGGCACCGATCCTGTCGCGGCTGTCGCGCTCGCTCGACATCGACGTCAACGTGCTGTCCGGCCAGGTCGACGAGATCGGCCAACGGCCGTTCGGCAACCTCCTGGTGACCATCCCGGCAAACCAGGAAACGGTCGGCGCCGTCACCGGTCTGATCCATGCTCACGGGCTCAAGGCGGAGGTGCTCGGTTATGTCGCCTGAAATCATCAACCTGATCGTCGCGGCCACCGGCCAGACGCTCTACATGGTCGCTGCCGCCGCGGTCATCGGCACTTTGCTCGGCCTGCCGCTCGGCCTGTTCCTGGCCACCAGCGGCAAGGGTGAGCTGTTCGAATTCGTCTCGGCCAACCGCGTGCTCGGCATCGTCGTCAACGCCACCCGCTCGACGCCCTTCATCATCCTGGTGGTGGCGATCATCCCGTTCACCCGGCTGATCGCCGGCACCTCGATCGGCACCACCGCGGCGATCGTGCCGCTGACGGTCGCCGCCACCCCGTTCATCGCGCGGATCATCGAGGCGGCGATCCGCGAGGTCGACCAGGGCCTGGTCGAGGCCTCCAAGGCCATGGGCGCGACCTCGCTGCAG
This portion of the Phreatobacter stygius genome encodes:
- a CDS encoding methionine ABC transporter permease — encoded protein: MSPEIINLIVAATGQTLYMVAAAAVIGTLLGLPLGLFLATSGKGELFEFVSANRVLGIVVNATRSTPFIILVVAIIPFTRLIAGTSIGTTAAIVPLTVAATPFIARIIEAAIREVDQGLVEASKAMGATSLQIVLKVLLPEALPAIALGLTLTVVSLIGYSAMVGAVGAGGLGDLGIRFGYQRFMPDVMAAVVVVLIVLVQAVQTIGEAIARKVNKRIRRA
- a CDS encoding MetQ/NlpA family ABC transporter substrate-binding protein encodes the protein MKRRTFLLSAAATALSAAAGTGLAAQGSQVLRVGVSAGPYGDILREAAKLAEAEGLKVEIIEFTDWNLPNAALQAGDIDLNNFQHRPYLDAQIKARGYKIVALDPSIVVPAGIYSSKFPSIAAIPNGARIAIPNDPSNAARALFLFQEVGLITLKPGAGAQASVLDVVENPRKITFVELDAAQLARSLADVAAAFVTNNYAFLAGLDQKTALKLEGVDSQWTLVFAAREDRKDDPRIQRYIALYRSAQVKAFVQAKFAGTILPTW
- a CDS encoding alpha-hydroxy acid oxidase, encoding MSRTITCIEDLRLIAKRRVPRMFYDYADSGAWTESTYRANEADFGRIKLRQRVAVDMSNRTLESTMVGQKVAMPVAIAPTGLTGMQHADGEILAARAAEKAGIPFTLSTMSICSIEDVAENTSSPFWFQLYVMRDRDFINRLIDRAKAAQCSALVLTLDLQILGQRHKDIRNGLSAPPKPTLANLINLATKPRWCLGMLGTKRRTFRNIAGHAKGVEDMSSLSAWTAEQFDPTLSWDDVKWIKDRWGGKLILKGILDPEDAEMAARSGADALVVSNHGGRQLDGALSSIAALPAIVQTVGDRIEVLMDGGIRSGQDVIKALALGAKGVFIGRAFLYGLGAMGEQGVTLCLDIIRKELDTTMALCGLRDVKTVDRNILVTPGASSNMAV
- a CDS encoding methionine ABC transporter ATP-binding protein, with product MNAVTQFKDPVAVAAAAEPAIRFEAVSKVYSARNGDPAVTALDAVTLSVAPGSIAGIIGRSGAGKSTLLRVINGLERPSSGSVFVDNVDVAALDATDLRTLRRRIGMIFQHFNLLSSRTVFDNIALPLELAGTPKATIKARVDNLIELVGLADKRGRYPAELSGGQKQRVGIARALATEPKVLLSDEATSALDPETTRSILALLRRVNELTGVTIVLITHEMQVIKEICDQVAVIEAGRIIEEGPVYQVFAGPRTDTTRTFVSSVTGGELPRDITERLTASRDGARHAVLRIVFTGENATAPILSRLSRSLDIDVNVLSGQVDEIGQRPFGNLLVTIPANQETVGAVTGLIHAHGLKAEVLGYVA
- a CDS encoding helix-turn-helix transcriptional regulator; translation: MRRADRLIDLLSHFRGKTLVTADALAERLEVSVRTVYRDIATLQAQGFPIDGQAGVGYVLRGPVDLPPLTFDHDQLEALALGLAYVVEVGDPALAAAAAAARAKIDSAWTGQPSPGVAGRPLRARQRPDRRAPTFAAGLRAALRARRLVAFDYVDAEARQSRRTVRPLALTAFSDGWMLIAWCELRTDFRTFRLDRMREPRISAATFADEPGRDLASYLAARRPA